A region of Trichoplusia ni isolate ovarian cell line Hi5 chromosome 21, tn1, whole genome shotgun sequence DNA encodes the following proteins:
- the LOC113504292 gene encoding transcription initiation factor TFIID subunit 4 isoform X4 gives MASAEFLEQALSTNVDENAVNAIVGSLENQLVTSVPSASSHNNIVNVFPAQNCNITSNAGTLISGQKFITDQINSGGIVNSIQSNIVSNSNSSAPFNNVQASSPSTFTSLSLTGGVPISNETLKVIYTQAHHLANHHNGVTLPVQSLANGCIAQPSQSQLLHAVPASSVLPQQGNKTIAMQPPLVIKQGTNTGQVGMQPGMVTVPMTVNSSMPASIPNVMTLNKPGGQNVVVTTQNLGSAQPTIIPNVQILNMRPGAPAVAAQKSVATVSPRVVIGTPQVVGTRATAPITLQTLQSLQPGQQGHLLLKTENGQYQLLRVGPAPATSTLSAPQPQTIRLSTVPAHPGVATVSTSVAAPGPMAGQMPAASVAAPVVASVPSVVPTTPTVQAPNATTHIKPSDNTKEKCRNFLANLLDLSSKEPPSVERNVRNLIQELIDAQVEPEEFCDRLERLLNASPQPCLIGFLKKSLPLLRQSLVTKELVIEGINPPAPHVAFSTIPAPAPAQPVAATSNVQMPAQKGGSTIAVLQNIPLHTKINVNKVSSGKAMTVNSKANFPRSTTPAGLNAVLAPGKSLLKEKEKKSSGQFSQPFGDDKMAGDDDINDVAAMGGVNLAEESQRILGSTEMIGTQIRSCKEEYLVPMGLMQSRIKAIAAKHGLDESSPEVAGLLSHALHERIKTIVEKLAVIAQHRIDALVKTDPRYETTQDVKGQLKFLEELDRVDKKRREDSEREMLLRAAKSRSKNEDPEQAKLKAKAKEMQRAELEELRQREANLTALQAIGPRKKARLEAGPGGSGDPTSSGVASTSGFQSGRSQMALRTRLKRINIRDLIYWMEQDRQYMRSETLYRLYLK, from the exons ATGGCGTCAGCCGAGTTTTTAGAGCAAGCTTTGTCCACAAACGTCGACGAGAACGCTGTAAATGCGATAGTGGGCTCATTAGAAAACCAGTTAGTCACATCTGTTCCGTCAGCATCTTCTCATAACAATATCGTGAACGTTTTTCCTGCTCAAAATTGTAACATTACTTCAAACGCGGGTACTTTAATAAGTGGACAAAAGTTCATTACGGACCAAATAAACTCTGGTGGCATAGTGAACAGTATACAATCAAATATTGTGTCTAACTCAAACTCAAGTGCACCTTTTAACAATGTGCAAGCTTCAAGTCCCTCCACATTCACGTCCCTGTCATTGACTGGTGGTGTTCCTATTTCCAATGAGACATTGAAGGTGATATACACGCAAGCCCACCACCTGGCCAATCATCACAACGGTGTCACGCTTCCCGTGCAATCGTTAGCAAACGGTTGCATCGCGCAGCCGTCGCAGAGCCAGTTATTGCACGCGGTGCCGGCCAGCAGCGTGTTACCACAGCAGGGCAACAAAACTATCGCCATGCAGCCTCCACTCGTCATTAAGCAGGGCACAAATACTGGCCAAGTGGGTATGCAGCCTGGAATGGTGACTGTCCCAATGACTGTGAACTCTAGCATGCCTGCTTCAATACCTAACGTGATGACACTGAACAAGCCTGGAGGGCAGAACGTTGTAGTGACCACACAGAATTTAGGCTCCGCGCAGCCCACTATCATCCCTAATGTCCAAATATTAAACATGAGACCTGGAGCGCCAGCAGTGGCAGCTCAGAAGTCAGTAGCAACAGTATCACCCAGAGTGGTGATTGGTACGCCTCAAGTTGTTGGTACGAGAGCAACTGCTCCA ATAACGCTGCAAACTCTGCAGAGTCTTCAACCGGGGCAGCAGGGTCATTTGTTGTTAAAGACTGAGAATGGTCAATACCAGCTGCTGAGGGTGGGCCCCGCGCCCGCGACCAGCACTCTCTCGGCGCCGCAGCCTCAGACCATCCGGCTGTCGACCGTGCCGGCA CACCCAGGAGTAGCGACAGTATCGACCAGCGTGGCGGCGCCCGGGCCAATGGCGGGCCAGATGCCCGCAGCGTCGGTGGCGGCGCCGGTGGTCGCGTCAGTACCGAGCGTCGTGCCCACCACGCCCACGGTGCAGGCGCCTAATGCTACAACTCACATC AAACCATCGGACAACACCAAAGAGAAATGCCGCAACTTCTTGGCTAATTTGCTGGATCTATCGAGTAAGGAGCCGCCTTCTGTGGAGAGAAACGTACGGAACCTCATTCAGGAGCTGATTGACGCCCAGGTCGAGCCTGAGGAGTTCTGTGACCGGCTGGAAAGACTCCTTAATGCCAGTCCTCAACCTTGCCTCATTGGATTCTTAAAG AAAAGTTTGCCGTTACTTCGCCAGTCGCTCGTAACTAAGGAGCTAGTGATTGAGGGCATCAACCCTCCAGCGCCGCACGTCGCGTTTTCGACCATCCCCGCCCCTGCACCCGCGCAGCCGGTGGCCGCAACTTCCAACGTCCAAATG CCGGCGCAGAAAGGCGGCAGCACCATTGCCGTATTGCAGAACATCCCGCTTCACACTAAGATCAACGTGAACAAAGTGAGCAGTGGAAAGGCGATGACAGTGAACAGCAAGGCAAATTTTCCAAGATCCACCACTCCCGCTGGCCTTAACGCTGTTCTCGCTCCCGGCAAATCTCTCTTGAAAGAAAAAGAGAAGAAATCTTCGGGCCAGTTCTCCCAGCCCTTCGGAGACGATAAGATGGCGGGCGATGACGACATCAATGATGTCGCCGCCATGGGTGGCGTGAACTTGGCCGAGGAATCACAACGCATTCTTGGCTCAACTGAAATGATCGGAACACAGATCAG ATCTTGCAAAGAAGAGTACCTGGTCCCGATGGGTTTGATGCAATCCCGCATCAAGGCTATAGCGGCTAAGCACGGCCTGGACGAATCGTCACCGGAGGTGGCGGGGCTGCTCAGCCACGCGTTGCACGAGCGTATCAAGACCATCGTCGAGAAGCTGGCTGTGATAGCCCAGCACCGCATAGACGCCTTAGTCaag ACGGACCCTCGTTATGAGACTACCCAAGACGTGAAGGGTCAACTGAAGTTCTTGGAGGAGCTTGACCGCGTCGACAAGAAGCGACGTGAAGACTCGGAAAGGGAGATGTTGTTGCGAGCTGCCAAATCAAGGTCCAAGAATGAAGACCCGGAGCAGGCCAAGCTGAAGGCCAAGGCTAAGGAGATGCAGCGCGCTGAGCTGGAAGAGCTGCGCCAGCGCGAGGCCAACCTCACGGCGCTGCAGGCCATCGGGCCGCGCAAGAAGGCCAGGCTGGAGGCTGGGCCCGGCGGCTCCGGAGATCCCACCTCCAGTGGAGTCGCCAGCACCTCGGGATTT CAATCTGGGCGCAGCCAGATGGCGCTCCGCACACGTCTGAAGCGCATCAACATCCGCGATCTCATCTACTGGATGGAGCAGGACCGCCAGTATATGCGCTCTGAGACACTGTACCGTCTTTACCTGAAGTAA
- the LOC113504292 gene encoding transcription initiation factor TFIID subunit 4 isoform X7, with protein MASAEFLEQALSTNVDENAVNAIVGSLENQLVTSVPSASSHNNIVNVFPAQNCNITSNAGTLISGQKFITDQINSGGIVNSIQSNIVSNSNSSAPFNNVQASSPSTFTSLSLTGGVPISNETLKVIYTQAHHLANHHNGVTLPVQSLANGCIAQPSQSQLLHAVPASSVLPQQGNKTIAMQPPLVIKQGTNTGQHPGVATVSTSVAAPGPMAGQMPAASVAAPVVASVPSVVPTTPTVQAPNATTHIKPSDNTKEKCRNFLANLLDLSSKEPPSVERNVRNLIQELIDAQVEPEEFCDRLERLLNASPQPCLIGFLKKSLPLLRQSLVTKELVIEGINPPAPHVAFSTIPAPAPAQPVAATSNVQMREDSSSPTLTPLLPPVLPLTLASTPAPSTMSINVAPATPSSPVQKPAQKGGSTIAVLQNIPLHTKINVNKVSSGKAMTVNSKANFPRSTTPAGLNAVLAPGKSLLKEKEKKSSGQFSQPFGDDKMAGDDDINDVAAMGGVNLAEESQRILGSTEMIGTQIRSCKEEYLVPMGLMQSRIKAIAAKHGLDESSPEVAGLLSHALHERIKTIVEKLAVIAQHRIDALVKTDPRYETTQDVKGQLKFLEELDRVDKKRREDSEREMLLRAAKSRSKNEDPEQAKLKAKAKEMQRAELEELRQREANLTALQAIGPRKKARLEAGPGGSGDPTSSGVASTSGFQSGRSQMALRTRLKRINIRDLIYWMEQDRQYMRSETLYRLYLK; from the exons ATGGCGTCAGCCGAGTTTTTAGAGCAAGCTTTGTCCACAAACGTCGACGAGAACGCTGTAAATGCGATAGTGGGCTCATTAGAAAACCAGTTAGTCACATCTGTTCCGTCAGCATCTTCTCATAACAATATCGTGAACGTTTTTCCTGCTCAAAATTGTAACATTACTTCAAACGCGGGTACTTTAATAAGTGGACAAAAGTTCATTACGGACCAAATAAACTCTGGTGGCATAGTGAACAGTATACAATCAAATATTGTGTCTAACTCAAACTCAAGTGCACCTTTTAACAATGTGCAAGCTTCAAGTCCCTCCACATTCACGTCCCTGTCATTGACTGGTGGTGTTCCTATTTCCAATGAGACATTGAAGGTGATATACACGCAAGCCCACCACCTGGCCAATCATCACAACGGTGTCACGCTTCCCGTGCAATCGTTAGCAAACGGTTGCATCGCGCAGCCGTCGCAGAGCCAGTTATTGCACGCGGTGCCGGCCAGCAGCGTGTTACCACAGCAGGGCAACAAAACTATCGCCATGCAGCCTCCACTCGTCATTAAGCAGGGCACAAATACTGGCCAA CACCCAGGAGTAGCGACAGTATCGACCAGCGTGGCGGCGCCCGGGCCAATGGCGGGCCAGATGCCCGCAGCGTCGGTGGCGGCGCCGGTGGTCGCGTCAGTACCGAGCGTCGTGCCCACCACGCCCACGGTGCAGGCGCCTAATGCTACAACTCACATC AAACCATCGGACAACACCAAAGAGAAATGCCGCAACTTCTTGGCTAATTTGCTGGATCTATCGAGTAAGGAGCCGCCTTCTGTGGAGAGAAACGTACGGAACCTCATTCAGGAGCTGATTGACGCCCAGGTCGAGCCTGAGGAGTTCTGTGACCGGCTGGAAAGACTCCTTAATGCCAGTCCTCAACCTTGCCTCATTGGATTCTTAAAG AAAAGTTTGCCGTTACTTCGCCAGTCGCTCGTAACTAAGGAGCTAGTGATTGAGGGCATCAACCCTCCAGCGCCGCACGTCGCGTTTTCGACCATCCCCGCCCCTGCACCCGCGCAGCCGGTGGCCGCAACTTCCAACGTCCAAATG CGCGAGGATAGCTCGAGCCCCACTTTGACGCCCCTCCTGCCGCCGGTGTTACCTCTAACACTGGCGAGCACCCCCGCGCCTTCCACAATGTCGATTAACGTTGCACCTGCGACGCCCTCTTCGCCTGTGCAG AAGCCGGCGCAGAAAGGCGGCAGCACCATTGCCGTATTGCAGAACATCCCGCTTCACACTAAGATCAACGTGAACAAAGTGAGCAGTGGAAAGGCGATGACAGTGAACAGCAAGGCAAATTTTCCAAGATCCACCACTCCCGCTGGCCTTAACGCTGTTCTCGCTCCCGGCAAATCTCTCTTGAAAGAAAAAGAGAAGAAATCTTCGGGCCAGTTCTCCCAGCCCTTCGGAGACGATAAGATGGCGGGCGATGACGACATCAATGATGTCGCCGCCATGGGTGGCGTGAACTTGGCCGAGGAATCACAACGCATTCTTGGCTCAACTGAAATGATCGGAACACAGATCAG ATCTTGCAAAGAAGAGTACCTGGTCCCGATGGGTTTGATGCAATCCCGCATCAAGGCTATAGCGGCTAAGCACGGCCTGGACGAATCGTCACCGGAGGTGGCGGGGCTGCTCAGCCACGCGTTGCACGAGCGTATCAAGACCATCGTCGAGAAGCTGGCTGTGATAGCCCAGCACCGCATAGACGCCTTAGTCaag ACGGACCCTCGTTATGAGACTACCCAAGACGTGAAGGGTCAACTGAAGTTCTTGGAGGAGCTTGACCGCGTCGACAAGAAGCGACGTGAAGACTCGGAAAGGGAGATGTTGTTGCGAGCTGCCAAATCAAGGTCCAAGAATGAAGACCCGGAGCAGGCCAAGCTGAAGGCCAAGGCTAAGGAGATGCAGCGCGCTGAGCTGGAAGAGCTGCGCCAGCGCGAGGCCAACCTCACGGCGCTGCAGGCCATCGGGCCGCGCAAGAAGGCCAGGCTGGAGGCTGGGCCCGGCGGCTCCGGAGATCCCACCTCCAGTGGAGTCGCCAGCACCTCGGGATTT CAATCTGGGCGCAGCCAGATGGCGCTCCGCACACGTCTGAAGCGCATCAACATCCGCGATCTCATCTACTGGATGGAGCAGGACCGCCAGTATATGCGCTCTGAGACACTGTACCGTCTTTACCTGAAGTAA
- the LOC113504292 gene encoding transcription initiation factor TFIID subunit 4 isoform X6 has product MASAEFLEQALSTNVDENAVNAIVGSLENQLVTSVPSASSHNNIVNVFPAQNCNITSNAGTLISGQKFITDQINSGGIVNSIQSNIVSNSNSSAPFNNVQASSPSTFTSLSLTGGVPISNETLKVIYTQAHHLANHHNGVTLPVQSLANGCIAQPSQSQLLHAVPASSVLPQQGNKTIAMQPPLVIKQGTNTGQITLQTLQSLQPGQQGHLLLKTENGQYQLLRVGPAPATSTLSAPQPQTIRLSTVPAHPGVATVSTSVAAPGPMAGQMPAASVAAPVVASVPSVVPTTPTVQAPNATTHIKPSDNTKEKCRNFLANLLDLSSKEPPSVERNVRNLIQELIDAQVEPEEFCDRLERLLNASPQPCLIGFLKKSLPLLRQSLVTKELVIEGINPPAPHVAFSTIPAPAPAQPVAATSNVQMREDSSSPTLTPLLPPVLPLTLASTPAPSTMSINVAPATPSSPVQKPAQKGGSTIAVLQNIPLHTKINVNKVSSGKAMTVNSKANFPRSTTPAGLNAVLAPGKSLLKEKEKKSSGQFSQPFGDDKMAGDDDINDVAAMGGVNLAEESQRILGSTEMIGTQIRSCKEEYLVPMGLMQSRIKAIAAKHGLDESSPEVAGLLSHALHERIKTIVEKLAVIAQHRIDALVKTDPRYETTQDVKGQLKFLEELDRVDKKRREDSEREMLLRAAKSRSKNEDPEQAKLKAKAKEMQRAELEELRQREANLTALQAIGPRKKARLEAGPGGSGDPTSSGVASTSGFQSGRSQMALRTRLKRINIRDLIYWMEQDRQYMRSETLYRLYLK; this is encoded by the exons ATGGCGTCAGCCGAGTTTTTAGAGCAAGCTTTGTCCACAAACGTCGACGAGAACGCTGTAAATGCGATAGTGGGCTCATTAGAAAACCAGTTAGTCACATCTGTTCCGTCAGCATCTTCTCATAACAATATCGTGAACGTTTTTCCTGCTCAAAATTGTAACATTACTTCAAACGCGGGTACTTTAATAAGTGGACAAAAGTTCATTACGGACCAAATAAACTCTGGTGGCATAGTGAACAGTATACAATCAAATATTGTGTCTAACTCAAACTCAAGTGCACCTTTTAACAATGTGCAAGCTTCAAGTCCCTCCACATTCACGTCCCTGTCATTGACTGGTGGTGTTCCTATTTCCAATGAGACATTGAAGGTGATATACACGCAAGCCCACCACCTGGCCAATCATCACAACGGTGTCACGCTTCCCGTGCAATCGTTAGCAAACGGTTGCATCGCGCAGCCGTCGCAGAGCCAGTTATTGCACGCGGTGCCGGCCAGCAGCGTGTTACCACAGCAGGGCAACAAAACTATCGCCATGCAGCCTCCACTCGTCATTAAGCAGGGCACAAATACTGGCCAA ATAACGCTGCAAACTCTGCAGAGTCTTCAACCGGGGCAGCAGGGTCATTTGTTGTTAAAGACTGAGAATGGTCAATACCAGCTGCTGAGGGTGGGCCCCGCGCCCGCGACCAGCACTCTCTCGGCGCCGCAGCCTCAGACCATCCGGCTGTCGACCGTGCCGGCA CACCCAGGAGTAGCGACAGTATCGACCAGCGTGGCGGCGCCCGGGCCAATGGCGGGCCAGATGCCCGCAGCGTCGGTGGCGGCGCCGGTGGTCGCGTCAGTACCGAGCGTCGTGCCCACCACGCCCACGGTGCAGGCGCCTAATGCTACAACTCACATC AAACCATCGGACAACACCAAAGAGAAATGCCGCAACTTCTTGGCTAATTTGCTGGATCTATCGAGTAAGGAGCCGCCTTCTGTGGAGAGAAACGTACGGAACCTCATTCAGGAGCTGATTGACGCCCAGGTCGAGCCTGAGGAGTTCTGTGACCGGCTGGAAAGACTCCTTAATGCCAGTCCTCAACCTTGCCTCATTGGATTCTTAAAG AAAAGTTTGCCGTTACTTCGCCAGTCGCTCGTAACTAAGGAGCTAGTGATTGAGGGCATCAACCCTCCAGCGCCGCACGTCGCGTTTTCGACCATCCCCGCCCCTGCACCCGCGCAGCCGGTGGCCGCAACTTCCAACGTCCAAATG CGCGAGGATAGCTCGAGCCCCACTTTGACGCCCCTCCTGCCGCCGGTGTTACCTCTAACACTGGCGAGCACCCCCGCGCCTTCCACAATGTCGATTAACGTTGCACCTGCGACGCCCTCTTCGCCTGTGCAG AAGCCGGCGCAGAAAGGCGGCAGCACCATTGCCGTATTGCAGAACATCCCGCTTCACACTAAGATCAACGTGAACAAAGTGAGCAGTGGAAAGGCGATGACAGTGAACAGCAAGGCAAATTTTCCAAGATCCACCACTCCCGCTGGCCTTAACGCTGTTCTCGCTCCCGGCAAATCTCTCTTGAAAGAAAAAGAGAAGAAATCTTCGGGCCAGTTCTCCCAGCCCTTCGGAGACGATAAGATGGCGGGCGATGACGACATCAATGATGTCGCCGCCATGGGTGGCGTGAACTTGGCCGAGGAATCACAACGCATTCTTGGCTCAACTGAAATGATCGGAACACAGATCAG ATCTTGCAAAGAAGAGTACCTGGTCCCGATGGGTTTGATGCAATCCCGCATCAAGGCTATAGCGGCTAAGCACGGCCTGGACGAATCGTCACCGGAGGTGGCGGGGCTGCTCAGCCACGCGTTGCACGAGCGTATCAAGACCATCGTCGAGAAGCTGGCTGTGATAGCCCAGCACCGCATAGACGCCTTAGTCaag ACGGACCCTCGTTATGAGACTACCCAAGACGTGAAGGGTCAACTGAAGTTCTTGGAGGAGCTTGACCGCGTCGACAAGAAGCGACGTGAAGACTCGGAAAGGGAGATGTTGTTGCGAGCTGCCAAATCAAGGTCCAAGAATGAAGACCCGGAGCAGGCCAAGCTGAAGGCCAAGGCTAAGGAGATGCAGCGCGCTGAGCTGGAAGAGCTGCGCCAGCGCGAGGCCAACCTCACGGCGCTGCAGGCCATCGGGCCGCGCAAGAAGGCCAGGCTGGAGGCTGGGCCCGGCGGCTCCGGAGATCCCACCTCCAGTGGAGTCGCCAGCACCTCGGGATTT CAATCTGGGCGCAGCCAGATGGCGCTCCGCACACGTCTGAAGCGCATCAACATCCGCGATCTCATCTACTGGATGGAGCAGGACCGCCAGTATATGCGCTCTGAGACACTGTACCGTCTTTACCTGAAGTAA